tctgcagaaaactttgctgggagatcctttagttcctttaaagccaCCAAGAGCACAGTCCctcattgacacagtctgttgccagagggaaggtggagagaaacaaaatgagaaatgataCAAACAATGACTTTGTTTTGTggacaatatgaaaaaaaataaaacaaaggaaacaaatctccaaaattaaacTAACAAGAAGCATCAAAGAcaacttttattacaagtgattttcagaaattgcccagcagtttaatgtttctgaaagcatccagtcatcagtgtccacactgcagccttgagctcctggttcttcaggctgtagatgagggggttcagggctggaggcaccaccgagtacagaactgacagagccatatccagggatggggaggacatggaggggggcttcaggtggGCAAATATCCCAGTGCTGAGGAAGagggagaccacagccaggtgagggaggcaggtggaaaaggctttgtgccgtccctgctcagaggggatcctcagcacagccctgaagatctgcacataggagaaaacaatgaacacaaaacagacAAAACCTAAACAAACACTAACTGCAATGAGCCCAAATTCCCTGAGGTAGGaattggagcaggagagcttgaggatctgggggatttcacagaagaactggcccagagcattgccatggcacaggggcagggaaaatgtattggctgtttgcagcagagcattgagaaaggcactggcccaggcagctgctgccgtgtgggcacaagctctgctgctcaggagtGTActgtagtgcaggggtttgcagatggacacgtagcgatcatagcacatgatggtcaggagataAAATTCTGTtgcaagaaagaagaaaatcagaaatacttgggcagcacatcctgtgtaggagatggtcgtggtgtcccagagggaattgtgcatggctttggggacagtggtgcagatggagcccaggtcactgagggccaggttgagcaggaagaagaacatgggcgtgtgcaggtggtggccgcaggctacggcgctgatgatgaggccgttgcccaggagggcagccagggagatgcccagcaagaggcagaagtgcaggagctgcagctgccgcgtgtctgccaatgccagcaagaggaagtggctgatggagctgctgttggacatttgctgtggctgcacatggggacctgttcatggagaaaggacagtgccaagtcaggagaggctgctttgagcCAGACCTGGACCATTCCCTGCAGACTGTCCCACTGAGACTCACCAACCCTTGTTCCTGCCCTGGGAAAACctttccccatgtccctgcctgagctccagctgtgctggctgagtgtgccaggagcagccagggctgtgcatgGGGGCTCTCAaggagccatccctgccatCCTGCCCTGGGTTTGCAGCCATGTGGCAGAGGGACAAGGCTGGATATTCAGGATTTGGCAATGGAATCACTCCTAATGCAGAAAGGCTTGGTTGCATCTGCATTCCCAAGTCTAAAGGATGGCAGGAGCTGGTTTTAGGAATTGTTTTCCTACCCACACATCATTATTCCTGACTCTCTGAGGTCAGAAATCCCCAGCATTCCTGCTGCACTCCAAGTTTGCCACTGAGAGATGTGAGAGACAAAAGATTCCCTGTGGCTCAGGgaaggtgaggggctggatgggcttgttcccaactgccctggctttgcacctTTGGCTGCAATCAGAGCACAGTCACACTCCTGGGTCACTCTGGATAAACCAGACCAGAGAGATCCCTGAATATCTCACCCTCACTCAAGGTCACCGGGCAAGGTCTCAGCACTCCCTTTTGCCAAGAACACTCACGGCTCCCTTGGCAAagccagcagcatttccccagctgtggcagctctgcccttccccatGGGACATTCAGGGAATGgccagaggctctggcacagatttgcacccaggagggcagctcagagcttggaagggcacagcaaggagatccctggctgtgcccatgatgggatctcagggagggggctcagctcattccccttttccatggactgctttgcccacagccccacaggtccCAGGGAAGCTTGGACACCCCATTGCCATGGacacccctgcctggcaggaatgccaagggcagtgccGGACTCAGttgctgcaaatgccagagcctccctgagagcagcagataacagtgacaatatcagggtagggcagaaacaagagaagatgctgtggtgctgtgcctgagagggcagggcagagacagccggGCACTTAGGACAGtgttcctgtgcccagctgtgcccggcacctcccacacaccaacagtgccctcctgccccagcactgctctcttcagccccctctccttccctgagcatctccctgggcctggacattccctcctgagaggagccttgtccctgccagcgctcacagagcccatcccaccctgtgtgccctggccccggccctacagaaagctgcctgtgtgcagggccctggctggggcaggctctgtgtgcaggtgggcaagggcagctcaggagagccctgctgggccctgcagaggtgatgctgctgctgtccagggctgaggagtggctgagggccctttgggaggctcccagcagagacTGACCACCCAAAGTTACAGTTCTGGTGTCCCTGTAAATGTTCCAACATTCCTTTGGTGATCCTGTgtgtccctttcaactcagaatgttctgtgattctgagattACAATTCCTGTTCTGCCTCTCTCATCCCCCTGTTGCATAtaaccaaaagagaaaaaaaacccttgcaaCTGTGTTAGAACATTAAAGTAAAAACCAGACATTTATTGGAAGCTTCCAGGTGTCTTAGTGGGAGTGGGGCACACCCAGCCCCTGATTTCAACAATTATTAAGGTTGATTAATTAGGGTATTTAACAGGAACATCCAATAGGACATTCAGTTAGCCCAGTTACACACCCCTGGCTCATCCCATTGGAGTAGGTCCAAGGGTTTCTTCACTTTTTGCTATGACTGCTCACATTCTGGTCAAAATCCAAAACATTTGTCTTGTAGATCCTCTTCCTTATAATAAGACTAGAGAGTATTTCAGGAATGTATTTAGAAAGTCAGGTTATTGTTCTAAAATCTGAGAAAAAATTTAGGAAACCTACCAGAGTTAATTAAGGATTATGGTTATATAAGCATATAATAGTAGTTTAATTGAGTTAATTAAGTGTTTAATAGAGTTAAGTAAGGATTATAGTTTTATAACTTTATAATAGTAGTTTACAAGgctacaaatatatgaaaaatgtataaaaagcaaaaatctttttCACATCACCCCAGTTTTCCCATCCTTCTTCAAGCAGGAAATTGAAAACACTCTCAGGAAAGCTCCTGATCTTTCCAGCAATGCCAGGCTTACCTTCATTGGGAAGTGTCCTtcggagctgtgcccaggctgctctggagctgggagcagccctgccccgcccagcccctctcagcagcagcacctgccctgctcagggtggctccttccccccacagcttctcctcagcgctgggagcagctcctgggccggctgagagctgtccctggcaggcagcagagtccctgccccagcacagcgccctgggctgcaggagcctgctctgcaggacagccctgggcacccctggctgcacccgcggctgctcagccctgcagcagagcctggcaacaggagctgccttgggctgtgcctcggctggggcagcagggaaagccagccctgccctggggccacatccctgccctggagcagctctgagagtgCTCCTGAAAGCTCCTAAAAGCTGTGGGAtgtgccagctccaggagatccctgcaggaacagcagcttCTCTTCCACAGCCAGAAAATGACTGTTTGAAACCCAGGATGGTTTCTGCTCTAGTGAGCCCTgagtgagctctgctctgtgctcccagcccaggctgagtttaacccctctgtgcctctgggctgtgtccaggtggctgcaggcagtgccccagccctgctgggctggcagaagagctgctcctcaAGAGAAATGttcttttgaagctcttcttgcttaccaggagctgcctctgtgccaggagcccagcccagctcagcagcccagacacagcacaaggacttgaatgaccctctggggctttgtgctcaggccctgaacatcagtccctcagaggcagctgaagaatcCTCTCCAGGACTgcaagtcagaatccaaatccaaagtttcttggacttttaatgggtcccactgagggacacaactgagaaagtgttcccaggccccaggcagagcagagaactggaggcactgatgacaggtggggacaaagagaagccaagtcttggtggcctggggcacagcagcagggtctgtgccaccaagggctgggaggagacaccttgtcctgaggccctggggcctcctggcacagccccagccaggctgggcactgtcagccccttgtcctgccctcagcatccccccctagcccacatcccagtggcctcaaggatctgctggaaggagtccctggggagccgtGATCaggaatggccctgggggctcctgaatgctcccagggactgcaggattttcaaaggactttgggtttggcttttgccttggagtctctgagagctttgtgcaatcatggcctccaattatctgctgtaattagtccctggagaggctttgtcagtaacaatactcagtggggctcattaatgcttcagggtacttcagttattttaagctACTTGGTGTATCCCTTTTGAACAaactctgtgagaggtttgtgcaatcatggccccaattatctgctttaatgagtcccctgagagctttgtactgacactcggtggggctcattaatactttgagatactcaaggtttGTTAaggtactttggattttcctttccacactgagtctctgagaggtttttgtACCATCCTGGCCTCCAGTTCTGTgctccatgaggagcctgtgttggggatggacctcagtgggaccctttcatgctttgagacactttgggattttcttctgactttgactcctggaaaggtttgtgcaatctcctctcagaCCCTGAGAtaccagggctcagctccaaatgcaccacagggctcattaggatcaagcaagccctgacaaaccatggctctgtcttgatttccctctgctctcatgGAGTTCATTAGGAATATTTCTGTAGTGGCTTTGCTTTGCTATGTTGAGATTACTTGGTGAATGCTTTAATTATTGTGGTAGGTTCAGTGTTGGCTAATTACCATTGCACTCACTAGAATATACTTAAtaatttcctgctgtgagataggattagagAAGGGCAAAGTAGGCTCAAAAACTTAAGAAATTATAAAGAAAGGTTTATCAATattaactaaaagaaagagtaataagaattCAGAACAGTTCTCTCCCTACAACGTTTTCTTTCTTACTGAGAATGTAAGGAGacaaaacctaaaattttcaTCATTTTACCACCTCTAGAATAATCTTTCTTGCTTCTacttagggagaggagtctctctttaattatatggagacttctccgtaagaaaacagttctctcaTGGCTCTCACTTTCCATGAATAGCAACTGCCCAGAAAATCTGCAGTGGTGAAGTCCCTCCCATTTATTCCTCCACAGGgtttcccacagctgtgtttatgggccatgaCAGCTTATGTGGTATTAGTTTCAAGATGAGCTGTTAAAGAGCAAAGGTTCTCTTAATCTATTTCTAAAATCATCTTTGTCTctgagaacagagatcttcttctcTTCATGAGGACCcagggtctcatcactctgctctctttctctgttcaaacttctcatgggatcacagctacttcaatatttgcttactttagcatggcggcctttgctgaacaagtcGTCTCCCCATAGTTTTCAATGCattatagggaaaaagagagtctgatggatcaattacatccttctccatagctttacaagaggatttcatcCCCAAGATCAAGGCATATCCTCATCCCTCTCATATGGGACGCAACTTCTCCTCACTGACCTCGGTGTCTTCATGTTGatcctctgtgtgcctgcactttgtccatTTCTCTCACTctagggaggatggaagcactgaaagagttaatatctctcccggggcctgcagatggttccgtgaccccggccgggctgggtccttgcggccggagctgttttacgatggaggtttctgcagcggctgcgctggggctgtgtcaggatgggccgcgctggggcagggccaggatctcagcagccaggccagaacacagcagcagcacggccggggcccatggcttctcctccccctgcccggggcttgcgggtgaagcccaagggtggcagaatcttggccgagctggcccagcccggggctgctcctggggcccggcggatcctggctgggcccgggctggcggcggggcagggctcggcagcgcccaggtgttggcaaccgcagccatggcccggcccggcctcggccccgtGGCCTCCCCtaccctgcccggcagccgatggggcctggggggctccctgggaaggggcccggccccacggcaggagccgcccggcctGGCCCGGCTgagacaggggctgggccagccttgttacctctttgctggccagaagggaaggagaccctcccaggctttcttgtctttaacatgtgtcttcacagaggtgtgtacagtttccttagtggtttaacagattgtcaattctcaaagctaattactgattgttttttttgtcagaCATGGAGGAAACTGCTAGCACCTTCTCTTAGGACATGACTTCCGTGATGCAAAACcaccacaacagcacagagcacagaactCCTTTGTCCATAGGTAGTAGTCATGTGCCAAAGGCCTCAAAACCCCACCTTTGGAGATGTCAGGGccctctccaaggtgttttgaaatgaaaacatgcagctcttagtctaagaaaatcaccagaggacagggccagcctgacctgtctgtcctggctacttttgtctgggagcaattcttggatatacagaatttgggaggccaaattctaattttggccatggccTTTGGACATGAAAGCCAGTTTTTTTCCATAAGAAGGAAGcaacagagccccagtgtttcccaGGCGGATGAGAGGtgaccaccagaggccaaggccagccagagctggcaggttttgTTCTGAGAGATGCCCTTGCATAGAGGAAATTTTTTAGGGAGAGTACCTATTTTGACAATGGGCACCTGAAAAgagggatggttcttttccatagcaaggaaagcatggagctccagcactccaggagctgatgagaggcagcccttgacatcccaagtcagccagacctgtcaggtggcccctgggatgccaagccagccagacctgctcCATGTTCCCTCAGTTCCATGGGGCCCTACTGTGTCCcaatggtcccttgcttccataaGGCCCTGAAGTGTCCCAATGCCCCCTTGGTGACACAAGGCCTTGAAGGGTcagaatggtctccatggttccatcaggcCCCATAGAGTCATAATGGTCTCTAAGTTGCATGAAGCcccgctgtgtcaccatggccccttggttccatgggctccagtggtgccacaatgatccccttggttccatgaggtccccacagtgtcccagggaTCTCCATGGCAAGGAAAGAACCCAGCCCCAGCGTTGCAgtggcagtcaccagaggcaagGCCAGCCACACTTGACagtactggcagattttgcctgggagcAACCCTTGGATGTATGGAATTTTTGAGGTGGAATTCCAGTTTCAGACATGGACACCCAGAGAAGGATGGTTCtgttccataggaaggaaagcatggaactCCAGTGTTTCAGGGCAGATGAAAAGCAGCCATCAGAGGCCTAGGCCAGCTACACCTCTCTGTCCTGGTAGCTTTTGTCTGaaagcaacccttggatatagggaatttggGAGATGGAAGCCCAATTTTGGCCACTTCTGTGTAGGTAAGATAGATCATTCTTTTCCAAGGAAAGTACAGAGCCCAtatgtttcaaaggcagatgaggAGAGAGATGGCTCCTGGAATGATAGTAATGATATCCTCAGGCCAGGTCTTAGGAGCTCTTGGGGACCTATATTACACCAAAGATAGTTCAGCCACCTCAGATGGCATAAAATCAGCATGTCTTCAGTGGtagtgttggaaacagaaaagcttaaaaaaaagataaaataacaaAGGTCTTTACAGAGAAAACCTACACCAGTGACAAGAGGCTCTTGCTTCCggtaaaaaccccacaaaagtgTTTAGTTCCTTTGTTCCActttttctagtaaattgttTAGGAAGGACCTTTTTGCTTCTGTCAAGTTATCTATCCTTAAGTTTGAAGTAAAGTCCCCAAAGTCCTATGAGGTGTCTTTTTACCAAAGtgaggagagaaacttctgggctttttccctttttaaggAGACAAGGATAATTTGGTTACTCCGTCAACAGGGGGCACATTCCTACACTGGGAGGCCAAGCCCGCCAGACCtgtttgtcctggcagcttttatCATGGAGGAATCCTTGGTTATATTGAATTTGGGAGGAGGAATCTCGATTTTGACCATGGACAGCTTGAGCAgaaggatggttcttttccattggaacaaaagcaccagtgtttcaaaagcaggtgagaggcagcccccaagaggccaagggcagccagacctgtctgtcctggcagctttcatgGGGAGAAATCCTTGTATGTatggaattttggaggtggaatcccagttttggccatgggcacctggtcAAGATGGATAGTTTTTTTCCTACAGGAAAGAGAAGTGCGAAGTCCAAGTGttctggaagaagatgagaggtggccACCTTCAGGCCAAGCCAGCGAGACCTGTCTCTCCTGGCACCTTTTGTCTAGGGGCTATCCTTGGCCATAGggcattttggaggtggaatctcagttttggccatggctgcctggacaggaagaagagttcttttcattaggaaggaaagcgcagagccccagtgtttcagaggcagatgagtgccagccctcaggaagccaGACTAGTCAGCCCTGGCAGTTTttgtctgggagttatccttgGATATAGGAAATTCTGGAGGCAGATCCCCAATTTTGGCCATGTGTGCCTGGTTGAGATGGATGGTTTTATcccataagaaagaaaagcacatggtcccagtgtttcaaaggcTGATGAGAGGTGGCCCCCAggtggccaaggcagccagagctgtctctcctAGTGgatttcatctgggaacaatTTTTGCATATAAGGAGATTTGGAGGAGGAATCCCAGCTTTAACAATGGGcccctggaggagaaggacatTTCTctcccataggaaggaaagcccagagccccagtgcttcaggggcagatgagaagcagccctcaacatgccaaggtcagctggacctgtcaggtggtccccaggaggcccagccagccagacctgttccctgttcccttggttttgtgggaccccacagtgtcacaatggtttccttggttccacgaggccccagagtgtcacaatgttccccctgcttctgcagtgtcacaatggccccgtGCTTCCATGAgaccttgcaatgtcacaatggctctgtggttccacaaagccctgatgtgtcaccagGGCCCCTCGGCTCCATGCACCCtcgctgtgtcacaatggctcctctgtgacactACAGGCTCCACAAGGTCACCATGGACCCTTGGTTCCTTGGGGCCCCTGAGTTTCACAAGGGAGACCTTCCTGGATTGCCAAACAGATTGCGTTCTCTTTGCAATCtgtatggcagttgtcttctgttaagtgagcagttttccttatctcttccacacccactcctccctccaggcagacatctgctgataacaggctacTGAATGGCACTGCATGACTGGTAAGAACTACaacatcccattgtgagatgatCCGCCCAGAGTggagagccaagcattcctaccagatataatattaaaaattctggaacaccagcatggctttcttcactggatttcccagaggaacagcagctgcctcttccactggatcttcagaggaagactacacctttCTAAAGgacccctgctccagcagaaccacacctgacactccagaaggactgcagccaccattccatttggactgctaccaacaccctgaccaagagggtgtcaggttgtgttctgactctgtcagtgttgtcttggtttactgcattgtttatttcatctttttatttgtttccctaataaagaactgttgttcctgctcccatatctttgcctgagagccccttaattccaaatttataacaattcagaggaaTGGGGTTTACATTTTAGATTTCAGGACAGGCTCCtaccttccttggcagacaccggtctttccaaaccaagacagggAGTGACATGAATCTCTGCTTaataactggttttgctttaacaCAGTTactttgaaatcacttcctagtatattatatatgatatgatatgatatgatatgatatgatatgatatgatatgatatgatatgatatgatataatataatataatataatataatataatataatataatataatataatataatataatataatataatataatataatataatataatataatatgagTTACAGCTGTTATACCTAGGAGCAAATTTTTCTGATTAAGATAATATTGTTTAATCATTACCATAAGagataatatatatttatagaaatagCTCTGGTCTGCCGTCTTTAATCCCATGGGACAAAGTCTATAAAGCTTTCCTTCCACCTTTATAATTCTTTACATACAAAATCTTGAAAGTCTGGGATGGGGATTGGAAACAGCTACTCCAAAGCTCCTCTCACAAGAAGGATTTTAGAAAGCTTGGAGGTCCTTGCAGGTGTTTGGGGAACTGTGGGGGCTATTGGGGGTCCAGTTTACTTCCcgattaacagaagataactgccctgcctctgacagatggcaaatagaatacacacattgTTTTTCAATCCAGAAcaacaggatttcaaattaatagaaTGTAACATAACATTGCTGAAATCTAACAATAATGAAGTTTAACTTTGCTTAATCTTGTCAACCCTGAATTTGCATTAAGTTAAACATcatagaattaaaaattaatatccttAAATGTTATACATACaaaaaaatttaacttattctgatgctaCTAAGGgaaataaggcactgaaaaagttgaacaatctgagattgaaataacagcatgaaggatttactggagggattaaaagGATGTGATAAGTATGTCAggtttttatgtaatttagttttgagagaaACCCATGGAAGCTACAAATTTTAGGCAAGCATGAATTTACAAAGActttttaaagtgcagttttattgaaagaaacaacaatgtggaatttggcaaactgcccagcaaaccagaagcttcttgaaattgtatttagtgtGATTCCAGATGGtaaatttaccagcatttctgttaaagtgCCTCTGGCCAGTGCCATGGTGGGGGGGCCTGGcggagccgcgccgggggctcgggggaaccgCGCCAGGAGCAGCCGAGCCGCGCACCCCAAACCGCCCGCGgctccccctcctgccccagagcctgtgaatgtgcctccgtgccagagggaaggggcaggagatcccccagtgcatccccagcaggacagcatcAGCAgcggggttgtcctgcagccggggccatgctgggctgggagatggagcaggagagagggggaagggggcactgacttcctcctcacctgcctgagtgtcttggggcatctttctcttccttgcagccttctcctccattggGCCAagatttgggaatgggaaatcctggtttgggcaaaaacaagggatgagcacagtgtgTCTGAAAGgcctctgcccaagtccatctctagaagtcacctgaTATcaataaaaaccttcaaaaagcaaaagtgaatcaaaaaaagccaccaggagtgtcccatttccattctcatccctctggggttctggtggtcccctctctcatggctgccaaggatcccagagcacctggggatcccccctctccagggtcctgcttagggatgctgcggggttttggggtcccagggtccctctctccagcctccccccaGTCCAGGcacttggggctctctcctctccccaccgccctgtcctggtttagggcaaatttgggagaaaatctCCAAAAGGCGTTTCCTctggaaagcaaattcaagcagcctCTTCCCCAAtcagtttgggaaaagatttccttggagaaaagtggaaaaaccctgtttatttaacagacaaagcattcacgagcacagcaaatgaccaatattaaacaataaaacctcttgccgctccaaaagagatgacaaactcagaaaatccctctgtgggctgtagctctgctcactcagtctcttatcagtctcttctcagtttctccagcactggaaatgccgtGGACCAGGCTCGGACcaatgggccacaggtggagctgccagtgctcttctggatgttcagagcaggtttaaacagctctaaagtaaaagaaaaaccacagtccagggcacTTATCTGCCTTAGAGAggtaaaaactaactaaaaccaaaggagagtcctgtcctgctgtctgtctgtccagcagCCAGAATATGGAGGAGTGCAGTTTCTTAAAAAACTTGCTcacttcctccctcccttcggTCTCAGAACCTGCCTTAAAGGTGtagaactcatttctgggctacACAGATGAAGAGGGTatgagcatgatcccaggttccgcccttctgggggtttgggggtgtctctgtccctctgacctCAATGATTTTTGGGTGCGGTCACatcagggctgagagggacagagaccacCCCcgggctccccagggatgagaaggtcagagagaccccccagccccaagcaccctcagcggtgagagggacaca
This genomic stretch from Passer domesticus isolate bPasDom1 unplaced genomic scaffold, bPasDom1.hap1 HAP1_SCAFFOLD_60, whole genome shotgun sequence harbors:
- the LOC135292951 gene encoding olfactory receptor 14A16-like, whose amino-acid sequence is MSNSSSISHFLLLALADTRQLQLLHFCLLLGISLAALLGNGLIISAVACGHHLHTPMFFFLLNLALSDLGSICTTVPKAMHNSLWDTTTISYTGCAAQVFLIFFFLATEFYLLTIMCYDRYVSICKPLHYSTLLSSRACAHTAAAAWASAFLNALLQTANTFSLPLCHGNALGQFFCEIPQILKLSCSNSYLREFGLIAVSVCLGFVCFVFIVFSYVQIFRAVLRIPSEQGRHKAFSTCLPHLAVVSLFLSTGIFAHLKPPSMSSPSLDMALSVLYSVVPPALNPLIYSLKNQELKAAVWTLMTGCFQKH